In the Ochrobactrum sp. Marseille-Q0166 genome, one interval contains:
- a CDS encoding glycosyltransferase — translation MSNYDSKVNQQKLLTISVVTYRPDLKQLQNTLDSLILAVNSFDIDDYSITIVDNSDKDSVSSFLMANYADLPWRLIHGQGNIGFGRGHNLVLETMGKFHLILNPDVELYSDTILKAISFMNVNQDCGLITPHASWPDGERQYLCKRFPAIFDLLLRGFAPKPLQFLFRDRLQFYEMQSETQCDIYWNPPIVSGCFMFFRSDILREAKGFDERYFLYFEDFDLSLRVNKLTKIAYVPQISVVHAGGKASKKGLLHIQMFVKSALKFYWKHGFKLL, via the coding sequence ATGAGTAATTATGATTCCAAAGTGAATCAACAAAAGTTGCTAACGATTTCAGTCGTTACATACCGCCCTGATCTAAAGCAACTTCAGAATACATTGGACAGTCTCATCTTAGCAGTTAATAGTTTTGATATCGACGATTATTCAATAACTATTGTTGATAATTCTGATAAGGATTCCGTTTCTTCATTTTTGATGGCAAATTATGCAGATTTGCCATGGCGTCTTATTCATGGGCAAGGAAATATCGGCTTCGGTCGAGGGCACAACCTCGTACTCGAGACAATGGGAAAATTTCACCTTATTCTCAATCCCGATGTCGAGTTGTATTCAGACACTATACTTAAGGCCATTTCATTCATGAATGTTAATCAGGATTGTGGGCTAATTACTCCTCATGCAAGTTGGCCAGATGGAGAAAGGCAATATCTCTGCAAGCGTTTTCCTGCAATTTTTGACCTCCTGCTGCGAGGCTTTGCACCAAAACCATTACAATTCCTCTTTCGCGATCGACTGCAATTTTATGAAATGCAGTCAGAAACCCAATGCGACATATATTGGAACCCTCCTATCGTAAGCGGTTGTTTCATGTTTTTTAGGAGTGACATTTTAAGGGAGGCAAAAGGATTCGATGAGAGGTATTTTCTTTACTTCGAAGATTTCGACTTGTCTCTCAGAGTGAATAAACTCACAAAAATTGCCTACGTTCCGCAGATATCCGTTGTCCATGCAGGAGGTAAAGCTTCAAAGAAAGGACTGTTGCATATTCAAATGTTTGTTAAGTCAGCACTTAAATTCTACTGGAAACATGGGTTTAAATTATTATAA
- a CDS encoding IS30 family transposase — MDRTYSHIDLDERRRIARWRTAKLSVDVIAEKLGRHRSTIFRELKRNQFNDDEIKDLNGYYCTIADQKCRERRSKQRKLIRYDQLRQSVIQHISDGWSPQQIAGRMRLERHPVSVSHETIYQFVYSTDGRKKELWKYLPERRAKRRPRHARRHQGRRFPPELSILYRPDMVARRKQFGHWECDLIQFRKRFGKANVTSLVERVSRFTVLLRNNDRQSRPVMDGVIRVLQPLPQMARRSITFDRGTEFTEWSYLQNGIGSQTWFCDPQSPWQKGTVENSNRRTRRWLPRDFNPLTLSDRDLAFICHRLNNTPRKCLGYKTPAEVFRQKLFANRHRFA, encoded by the coding sequence ATGGACCGTACCTATTCGCATATTGATTTGGATGAACGTCGCAGAATAGCACGCTGGCGCACTGCAAAGCTTTCCGTTGACGTTATTGCTGAGAAGCTTGGAAGGCATCGCTCGACGATTTTTCGTGAACTGAAACGCAATCAGTTTAACGATGACGAGATCAAGGATTTAAACGGCTATTATTGTACGATTGCTGACCAGAAATGCCGTGAGCGTCGCTCGAAGCAACGAAAACTTATTCGTTATGATCAGCTCCGGCAGTCCGTGATCCAGCACATCAGCGATGGGTGGTCACCGCAACAGATTGCCGGGAGAATGCGGTTGGAGCGGCATCCCGTTTCTGTCAGTCATGAAACGATCTATCAGTTTGTGTATTCCACCGACGGTCGAAAAAAAGAGCTTTGGAAATATCTGCCCGAACGCCGTGCCAAACGACGCCCACGTCATGCCCGACGTCATCAAGGACGCCGCTTTCCACCGGAATTGAGCATTCTTTATCGTCCAGACATGGTCGCCAGACGCAAGCAGTTCGGACACTGGGAATGCGACCTAATCCAGTTTCGCAAGAGGTTTGGCAAGGCCAATGTGACGTCTCTGGTTGAGCGGGTGAGCCGCTTTACGGTGTTGCTACGCAACAATGATCGTCAGTCAAGGCCGGTTATGGATGGGGTGATTAGGGTACTCCAGCCCCTGCCCCAAATGGCCCGCCGATCGATAACTTTTGATCGTGGTACCGAGTTTACAGAATGGTCCTATCTGCAGAATGGGATAGGGTCTCAAACATGGTTCTGTGATCCGCAGTCACCCTGGCAGAAAGGCACTGTTGAGAACTCCAATAGGCGCACAAGACGCTGGCTTCCCCGAGACTTTAATCCGCTCACCCTCAGTGATCGCGACCTCGCATTCATCTGTCATCGCCTCAACAATACACCGCGCAAATGTTTGGGGTACAAAACACCTGCAGAAGTCTTTCGGCAGAAACTCTTCGCAAACAGACATCGTTTTGCGTAA